One stretch of Halichoerus grypus chromosome 8, mHalGry1.hap1.1, whole genome shotgun sequence DNA includes these proteins:
- the LOC118525539 gene encoding uncharacterized protein LOC118525539, translating into MCQCRHEDAAVDRVAMTTYFLGGRAHEATGCGYASALSGKGPWFQSAGSVSTPGSLLAQKRRLSCPWMRGGWPAGHKKCCPAQGGHPADASLRRFGVHAGLAVGPEKKAFLSLDAWRLAAWLEELLSSPGWAPCGCIAKTVEVAGLGCP; encoded by the exons ATGTGCCAGTGCAGGCACGAGGACGCAGCCGTGGACAGGGTCGCCATGACTACATATTTCCTTGGAGGCAGGGCCCACGAAGCCACTGGCTGCGGATACGCCAGTGCCCTCAGTGGGAAGGGCCCCTGGTTTCAGTCCGCTG GTTCAGTGTCCACGCCGGGCTCGCTGTTGGCTCAGAAAAGAAGGCTTTCCTGTCCTTGGATGCGTGGAGGTTGGCCGGCTGGCCATAAGAAGTGTTGTCCAGCGCAGGGTGGGCACCCTGCGGATGCATCGCTAAGACG GTTCGGTGTCCATGCCGGGCTCGCTGTTGGCCCAGAGAAGAAGGCTTTCCTGTCCTTGGATGCATGGAGGTTGGCCGCGTGGCTGGAAGAACTGTTGTCCAGCCCAGGGTGGGCACCCTGCGGATGCATCGCTAAGACG